A region from the Neurospora crassa OR74A linkage group V, whole genome shotgun sequence genome encodes:
- a CDS encoding phosphoesterase, with translation MTRRIVRNIIQISTAAVITFLLIFFLDRNFRVLPNAIHEYLPTHHAGLVITDITVTTCTSYNPFSSCDLDTSVWHRVDKDLHLGKTLFSHAYLHVSRKREEELKEGDKVVVDVTVGRLDPSVADAEKAAAKGLDIKNEKWESRPAGLWVKRSAKRGASDSKNAVTGIDVLFGDDAVEAREAWSMTGTPLLLDVGRSVPSAHLTVRRGVEHPPVKPVLRIRDNGKFKIVQLADLHLSTGVGACRDALPEGQKCEADPRTLDFVTKILEEEKPDLVVLSGDQVNGETAPDTQTAIFKYAQILIKHKIPYVSIFGNHDDEGSMSRAAQMDLIETLPYSLSRAGPESIDGVGNYFIEVLGRGSSSHSALTVYLLDTHAYSPNERKYPGYDWIKPNQIEWFRQTAQGLKKKHREYTHVHMDVAFIHIPLPEYQNGRNLTLVTSWKEPTTAPTFNSGFHDALVEEGVAMVSCGHDHVNEYCAVDFKEDGKPALWMCYAGAAGFGGYAGYGGFHRKIRVFDFDMNEGRINTWKRVEYGEDVDKKIEEVMIVDGGHPVRPMQD, from the exons ATGACGCGACGAATT GTCCGCAACATCATCCAAAtctccaccgccgccgtcatcaccttcctcctcatcttcttcctcgaccGCAACTTCCGCGTCCTCCCCAACGCCATCCACGAATACCTGCCCACCCACCACGCCGGCCTCGTCATCACCGACATCACCGTCACCACCTGCACCAGCTACAACCCCTTTTCCAGCTGCGACCTCGACACCTCGGTCTGGCACCGCGTCGACAAGGACCTCCACCTCGGCAAGACCCTCTTCTCCCATGCCTACCTCCACGTGAGCCGCAAgcgcgaggaggagctgaagGAGGGCGATAAAGTAGTCGTAGACGTGACCGTCGGCCGATTGGATCCTAGCGTGGCCGACGCGGAAAAGGCTGCGGCCAAGGGCCTGGATATCAAGAATGAGAAGTGGGAGTCCAGGCCGGCCGGCCTGTGGGTGAAGCGGTCGGCTAAAAGAGGGGCAAGTGATTCCAAGAATGCGGTGACCGGGATCGACGTGCTGTTTGGCGACGATGCGGTGGAAGCTAGGGAGGCGTGGAGCATGACGGGCACGCCGTTGTTGCTGGATGTTGGGCGCAGCGTGCCCTCTGCCCATCTGACGGTACGGAGGGGAGTGGAGCACCCGCCTGTGAAGCCGGTGTTGAGGATTCGGGATAATGGCAAGTTCAAGATTGTGCAGTTGGCAGATCTGCACTTGAGCACGGGCGTGGGAGCGTGTCGTGATGCGCTGCCGGAGGGGCAGAAGTGCGAGGCGGATCCCAGGACGCTGGACTTTGTGACGAAGattttggaggaggagaagccggatttggtggtgttgagcgGGGATCAGGTCAACGGCGAGACTGCGCCGGATACGCAGACG GCCATCTTCAAGTACGCCCAAATCCTCATCAAGCACAAGATCCCGTACGTCTCCATCTTCGGTAACCACGACGATGAAGGCTCCATGTCGCGGGCCGCCCAGATGGACCTGATCGAGACCTTGCCCTATTCCCTGTCTCGCGCTGGGCCCGAGAGCATCGACGGTGTTGGTAATTACTTCATCGAGGTGCTAGGGCGCGGCTCGTCTAGCCACTCGGCGCTGACGGTATACCTGCTCGACACACACGCCTACTCGCCCAACGAGCGCAAGTACCCGGGCTACGACTGGATCAAGCCCAACCAGATCGAGTGGTTCCGACAGACGGCGCAGGGACTCAAGAAGAAGCACCGCGAGTACACGCACGTGCACATGGATGTCGCATTCATCCATATCCCCTTGCCGGAGTACCAGAATGGGAGGAATTTAACGCTGGTGACGTCATGGAAGGAGCCGACTACGGCGCCAACGTTTAACTCTGGCTTTCACGATgcgttggtggaggagggagttgcGATGGTGTCTTGTGGACA CGACCACGTTAACGAATACTGCGCCGTAGACTTCAAAGAAGACGGCAAGCCCGCCCTCTGGATGTGCtacgccggcgccgccggttTCGGCGGTTATGCCGGCTACGGAGGATTCCACCGCAAGATCCGCGTCTTTGACTTTGATATGAACGAGGGCCGCATCAACACGTGGAAGCGAGTCGAGTACGGCGAGGACGTCGACAAGAAGATTGAGGAGGTCATGATTGTCGATGGTGGACACCCGGTTAGGCCTATGCAGGACTAG